A single window of Tenericutes bacterium MZ-XQ DNA harbors:
- a CDS encoding uracil permease, which yields MTQNGLTVGINEKPKSIGSWIILSLQHVFAMFGATVLVPMLTGLDVGVALVASGIGTLIYILCTKGKVPVYLGSSFAYMTTISAAIIATGSASAAYLGLMVVGIIYVIIALIIFFVGSGWLKKLLPPVVIGPMIIIIGLTLAPVAVLNFGLLGMQPLYDNGLYIGLAGAAWKVPLIAFITFATVVVLTTKAKGFLKIVPFIIAILVGYIFSVIFGVVNLSEAFANVSFFQVPNFTIIGTYDFNFSQVLVFAPLAFVTIAEHIGDHVVLGEITGNDFIENPGLHRTLLGDGIATFVSASLGGPANTTYGENTGVIALTKVGSVFVIGLAAIFAILLGFLGYIQAFIMSIPWAVIGGMTIVLYGLIAANGVKVLIKDKTDLSKMKNLIIVSTMLVIGLGGAFINITASTTLQGMSLAAIVGIVLNQVLSLLEEK from the coding sequence ATGACTCAAAATGGATTAACAGTTGGTATTAATGAAAAGCCAAAAAGCATTGGCAGTTGGATTATTTTAAGCTTACAGCACGTTTTCGCTATGTTTGGAGCCACAGTACTTGTTCCAATGTTAACAGGCTTAGATGTAGGTGTTGCACTTGTAGCAAGTGGTATCGGTACACTGATTTATATCTTGTGTACAAAAGGAAAAGTTCCAGTTTATTTAGGCAGTAGTTTTGCATATATGACGACGATATCTGCAGCAATTATTGCAACAGGAAGCGCATCAGCTGCTTATCTAGGTTTAATGGTAGTTGGTATCATTTATGTAATCATCGCACTCATCATCTTCTTTGTAGGTAGCGGATGGTTAAAAAAATTATTACCTCCTGTAGTCATAGGACCTATGATTATCATCATTGGTTTAACACTAGCTCCAGTTGCTGTTTTAAACTTTGGGTTACTTGGTATGCAACCATTATATGATAATGGATTATATATTGGGTTAGCAGGTGCAGCATGGAAAGTACCATTAATCGCGTTTATTACGTTTGCAACAGTTGTAGTCTTAACGACAAAAGCTAAAGGATTCTTAAAAATCGTACCGTTCATTATTGCAATTCTGGTTGGTTACATTTTCTCTGTCATCTTTGGTGTTGTCAACTTAAGTGAAGCTTTTGCAAATGTATCATTTTTCCAAGTTCCAAATTTTACTATTATTGGAACATATGACTTCAATTTTTCTCAAGTTTTAGTGTTCGCACCCTTAGCATTCGTAACGATTGCAGAACATATTGGTGATCATGTGGTATTAGGAGAAATCACAGGAAATGATTTTATAGAAAACCCTGGTCTTCATAGAACATTATTAGGAGATGGAATTGCGACTTTTGTGTCTGCATCATTAGGTGGACCAGCAAATACAACATATGGTGAAAACACAGGTGTTATCGCTTTAACAAAGGTTGGTTCAGTGTTCGTGATTGGTTTAGCAGCAATCTTTGCGATTCTTCTAGGGTTCTTAGGCTACATCCAAGCATTCATTATGAGCATCCCATGGGCAGTCATTGGTGGTATGACAATTGTCTTATACGGACTTATTGCAGCAAATGGTGTTAAAGTGCTTATCAAAGATAAAACAGATCTTTCAAAAATGAAAAATCTAATTATTGTTTCTACAATGTTAGTCATTGGATTAGGTGGAGCATTCATTAATATCACTGCGTCTACTACACTTCAAGGTATGAGCTTAGCAGCAATCGTTGGTATCGTACTTAATCAAGTATTATCATTACTAGAAGAAAAATAA
- a CDS encoding bifunctional pyr operon transcriptional regulator/uracil phosphoribosyltransferase encodes MKMKEIMSQDQLIRTLKRMTHEIIERYHRLDDVILLGVLHKGFPIAKIIKQNLQDFAGVDVPVYPLDIRAYRDDLNEDIDKVHQGFDAKDKTVILVDDVLYTGRTVRAALDAINFHGRPKKISLAILIDRGHRELPIRADFIGKNIPTALEEKVVVDIDKKSVTID; translated from the coding sequence ATGAAAATGAAGGAAATTATGAGTCAAGATCAATTGATAAGAACATTAAAAAGAATGACACATGAAATCATTGAGAGATATCATCGATTAGATGATGTCATTTTACTTGGAGTATTGCATAAGGGTTTCCCAATCGCAAAAATCATTAAGCAGAACTTACAAGACTTCGCAGGCGTTGATGTCCCTGTATATCCATTGGATATTAGAGCATATCGTGATGATTTAAATGAAGATATAGATAAAGTACATCAAGGATTTGATGCAAAAGATAAAACAGTCATCTTGGTTGATGATGTTTTATATACGGGAAGAACGGTAAGAGCTGCACTAGATGCTATTAATTTTCATGGAAGACCAAAGAAAATATCTTTAGCTATATTAATTGATAGAGGGCATAGAGAATTGCCTATTAGAGCCGATTTTATTGGAAAAAATATACCAACTGCACTTGAAGAAAAAGTTGTTGTAGACATTGATAAAAAAAGTGTAACGATTGATTGA
- a CDS encoding 50S ribosomal protein L13 yields the protein MKTFMANESTITRKWFVVDAENKTLGRLATEVASVLKGKHKPTYTPHVDSGDYVIVINAEKINLTGKKWDKKMYYSHSGYNGGLKVTAAKDVMAKFPTRMVEKAIVGMLPHTKLGAKMAKKLFVYAGPEHKHAAQQPETLEV from the coding sequence ATGAAAACATTTATGGCAAATGAAAGCACAATTACACGCAAATGGTTTGTAGTTGATGCTGAAAACAAGACTTTAGGACGCTTAGCGACTGAAGTTGCATCTGTATTAAAAGGTAAACATAAACCTACCTACACTCCTCATGTAGACTCAGGTGATTATGTGATCGTAATCAATGCAGAAAAAATTAATTTAACTGGTAAAAAATGGGACAAAAAAATGTATTATAGCCACTCAGGTTATAATGGCGGTCTCAAAGTTACAGCTGCTAAAGACGTTATGGCAAAATTTCCAACACGTATGGTTGAAAAAGCAATTGTTGGTATGTTACCACATACTAAATTAGGTGCGAAGATGGCAAAGAAATTATTCGTTTATGCTGGTCCTGAGCACAAGCATGCTGCACAACAACCAGAAACATTGGAGGTATAA
- a CDS encoding 30S ribosomal protein S9 has translation MANNKVQYFGTGRRKSSVARVILSNGKGEFIINGRPFEEYIPSAATRLDVTQPLVLTETEGKYDITVNVNGGGLTGQAGAIRLGITRALMEINPDLRKTLKPAGLVTRDSRSKERKKYGLKKARKASQFSKR, from the coding sequence ATGGCAAACAATAAAGTACAATATTTTGGTACAGGACGTCGTAAGAGTTCAGTTGCTAGAGTGATCTTATCAAATGGTAAAGGTGAATTCATAATTAATGGTCGCCCATTTGAAGAATACATTCCATCAGCAGCAACTCGTTTAGATGTTACACAACCATTAGTATTAACTGAAACTGAAGGTAAATATGATATCACTGTTAATGTTAACGGTGGTGGACTTACAGGTCAAGCAGGTGCAATCCGTTTAGGTATTACACGTGCACTTATGGAAATCAATCCTGATTTACGTAAGACTTTAAAACCTGCTGGTTTAGTTACAAGAGACTCTCGTAGTAAAGAACGTAAAAAATACGGATTGAAAAAAGCAAGAAAAGCTTCACAATTCTCAAAACGTTAA